From a region of the Zingiber officinale cultivar Zhangliang chromosome 4B, Zo_v1.1, whole genome shotgun sequence genome:
- the LOC121976918 gene encoding RNA demethylase ALKBH10B-like, with product MEARKEVAMPEPMRFTTVSGGNGASRPWILDEKDGFISWLRGEFAAANAIVDLLMFHLMASGSPGEYEGVLESINERRYYWTPFLHMQQYFPVADVASALQQVEWSQRKLMPQRYSYGTKGRDGKKSGAGHRYDHRSDRILERHGSVSLGTAVADDGNVRKQDGQVENGKHVHQNNDAPTSQTKYSSLHSEKDGVCNSSSSQENVGQEDGGGSVENKCNELDPSVVGDSQTLASRGSYNNSAKDGAKATSNPNENQNVIPIPKEFMANELCNGTMVNVVEGLNIYEDLLDRSEVDRLVSLANEMRTAGLKGELQGQTLVVLKRPMKGHGREMIQLGVPVAEGPPEDESYGFTIEREVEDKIPSLLKDVLDRLVRLQIFLMKPDFCTIDFFNEGDHSQPHSWLPWYGRPVCNILLTECNFVYGRAMALDQRGDYNGSLKLSLTAGSLIVMQGKSADLARRAIPSLHKQRILLTLGKSISKKTLISEGLFSGHPTFDPLSGRTLPSSHALFGQPIHPLAATPFPAPMLSVAPIHPGHRQSVSGTGVFLPPGSIHPPPPKLTSTEAIHASQVVTLPDKPICNGDASPTIEQKASPKSTAESTRRKMESNACSSNMDSAPSAEQQDAVVKKLASNLTENV from the exons ATGGAGGCGAGGAAAGAAGTTGCGATGCCGGAGCCAATGCGGTTTACGACTGTAAGTGGCGGGAATGGGGCGTCGCGGCCTTGGATTTTGGACGAGAAGGATGGGTTTATCTCATGGTTGCGGGGAGAATTCGCGGCGGCCAATGCTATCGTTGATCTGTTGATGTTTCATCTTATGGCCTCTGGATCGCCAGGCGAGTATGAAGGCGTCTTGGAATCCATCAACGAGCGGCGGTACTACTGGACGCCCTTCCTCCATATGCAGCAGTACTTTCCGGTGGCGGATGTCGCGTCCGCTCTGCAGCAGGTGGAATGGAGTCAGCGGAAACTAATGCCACAGAGGTATTCCTATGGCACAAAGGGGAGGGACGGAAAGAAGTCTGGGGCTGGACACCGTTATGATCATCGATCCGACAGGATTCTAGAAAGACATGGATCTGTTTCTCTTGGTACGGCTGTGGCTGATGATGGAAATGTGAGGAAACAAGATGGTCAAGTAGAAAATGGTAAGCATGTACACCAGAATAATGATGCCCCAACGTCACAGACAAAGTATTCATCTCTTCATTCTGAGAAGGATG GAGTTTGCAATTCATCCAGCTCTCAGGAAAATGTTGGCCAAGAAGATGGAGGTGGGAGTGTTGAAAATAAGTGTAATGAATTGGATCCTTCTGTTGTGGGTGATAGCCAAACCTTAGCTAGTAGAG GGTCTTACAATAATTCTGCTAAGGACGGAGCAAAGGCGACTTCAAATCCCAATGAGAATCAGAATGTTATTCCAATTCCAAAAGAATTTATGGCCAATGAATTGTGTAATGGCACAATG GTTAATGTTGTTGAAGGGCTTAATATCTATGAGGATTTACTGGATAGATCAGAGGTGGATAGACTAGTTTCATTAGCTAATGAAATGAGAACTGCTGGTCTTAAAGGAGAACTTCAAG GGCAAACACTGGTAGTTCTGAAAAGACCGATGAAGGGACATGGAAGAGAAATGATTCAATTAGGTGTCCCAGTTGCTGAGGGACCTCCAGAAGATGAAAGTTATGGTTTTACCATAG AGAGAGAAGTGGAAGACAAAATTCCTAGCTTACTGAAGGATGTGCTTGATCGTTTGGTTCGGCTGCAAATATTTCTTATGAAACCTGATTTTTGTACTATCGATTTCTTTAATGAG GGAGATCATTCACAGCCTCACTCATGGTTACCATGGTATGGTAGACCTGTATGCAACATATTATTGACTGAGTGTAATTTTGTATATGGCCGAGCAATGGCATTAGATCAAAGGGGAGATTACAATGGTTCACTGAAACTCTCTCTCACTGCGGG ATCTCTTATTGTGATGCAAGGGAAAAGTGCTGATCTAGCTAGACGCGCTATCCCTTCACTTCACAAGCAGCGAATCCTTCTAACTTTGGGGAAGTCTATATCAAAGAAGACTCTCATATCTGAAGGCTTGTTCTCCGGACATCCAACCTTTGACCCATTATCCGGTAGGACACTTCCATCAAGCCATGCCTTATTTGGGCAACCAATTCACCCTCTGGCAGCTACGCCTTTCCCTGCACCAATGTTGTCAGTTGCTCCTATCCACCCTGGCCACCGACAGTCTGTTTCCGGCACTGGAGTCTTCCTTCCCCCTGGGTCTATTCATCCCCCACCACCAAAACTTACATCAACTGAAGCTATCCATGCTTCACAAGTAGTTACTTTACCTGACAAACCAATTTGTAATGGCGATGCTTCTCCAACAATCGAGCAGAAGGCATCCCCGAAGAGTACAGCAGAGTCGACTAGACGCAAAATGGAAAGCAATGCTTGCTCGAGCAACATGGATAGTGCTCCCAGCGCAGAGCAGCAAGATGCTGTTGTGAAGAAGCTAGCAAGCAATCTGACAGAAAATGTTTAG